Proteins encoded in a region of the Xylocopa sonorina isolate GNS202 chromosome 1, iyXylSono1_principal, whole genome shotgun sequence genome:
- the LOC143433472 gene encoding mitogen-activated protein kinase kinase kinase 10 isoform X5: protein MPPAGLSARGLSTLMDHGQPDARHRSERFLLHPENGSSNSHSPNTANSSPRYQHNNRTNNHSTSYGYLYGRTSSNNMSDSSVSDTHSGGTARTVSQQTSPSHGTHSSSQSRQDNSSTIFTALFDYVAQGEDELSLQRGETVEVLSKDSKISGDEGWWTGKIHGKVGIFPANFVAEAESIDRVSSVIDKVQPVEIDFEELQLEEVIGVGGFGKVYRGFWQKHEVAVKAARQDPDEEPSVTLENVRQEAKLFWLLKHENIVQLEGVCLKMPNMCLVMEYARGGSLNRVLSGRKIRPDVLVDWAIQIARGMDYLHNKAPISLIHRDLKSSNVLLSEPIENDDLQYKTLKITDFGLAREVYKTTRMSAAGTYAWMAPEVIKKSTFSKASDVWSYGVLLWELLTGETPYKGIDALAVAYGVAVNKLTLPIPSTCPQPWRFLMEACWASDSHSRPGFAEILVELDEVRSAFAATPHESFHTMQEDWRLEIEEVLHGLRMKEKACRSLEEELRCREEELTKAQVQQRQHEENLRQREQELAAREIDLLERELTVMIIQQQNTPTPNKRRGKFKKSKLKLNKKEPGSNISAPSDFRHTITVKDTALDRGKVRNPSRPNSPPGSPSIPRLRAIALPADGVKGKTWGPSTLHQRERGAIITQPPNPASPGGKRWSRSAPDLEKTPLRTALLAQHRSPLLQEIGLSEENIYPTHYTALPSDLSTDWVTSDYPLKPGLTGPYIMPMPVPMPTLYNGEMKKPKLSIIELVLYNIAAMLAGVATGYDVRMSNISPIHPRLYPRLGECEDEPPRWWFQADTGSNRNSSYLGLDYEFSSSSGYPHNTYHGPARHYRPFLSNMGGIVPGLPPTVMPDKPLRFTDSPQHYASSTSSNAPTPSPRRKSSSTSNEDVYTHDAGRVDRMERVPTIYMGNVAPFPDYGPPVYTLVPSEYYRSPEPTYFVPTDYHDRMLDSEFPHAYDNPSSINSPARPVSRLPSYTHHRTSSNVSNASTSSQSNINPTFRLEDEDDYSLYSPGHYYQRSPNVVSNVGTYSPSMLNHEYGSQLLTRQNSHDSNSNSVHRIKA, encoded by the exons ATGCCGCCAGCCGGGCTATCGGCAAGAGGCTTGTCTACCTTGATGGACCACGGACAACCAGATGCTCGTCATCGGAGCGAGCGATTTTTACTTCATCCAGAGAATGGATCCTCTAACTCTCATAGTCCTAACACAGCCAATTCATCTCCACGATATCAACATAATAATAGAACAAATAATCATTCCACAAG ttACGGATATTTATATGGACGTACATCTAGCAACAATATGTCTGATAGCAGTGTTTCCGATACACATAGCGGTGGTACAGCAAGAACTGTTTCACAACAGACTAGTCCATCTCATGGTACACATTCCTCTTCTCAGTCACGACAAGACAATAGTTCGACTATTTTCACAGCACTATTCGATTATGTTGCCCAAGGCGAAGACGAGTTGTCGTTACAAAGGGGTGAAACTGTTGAG GTCCTATCTAAAGATTCGAAAATCTCAGGTGACGAAGGATGGTGGACTGGAAAAATCCATGGAAAAGTTGGTATTTTTCCAGCCAATTTTGTTGCAGAAGCTGAAAGTATCGATCGAGTTTCATCGGTGATCGATAAAGTTCAACCAGTTGAGATTGATTTCGAAGAATTGCAGTTAGAAGAAGTGATAGGGGTTGGTGGATTTGGGAAGGTTTACAG AGGATTTTGGCAGAAACATGAAGTGGCTGTTAAAGCAGCCCGCCAAGATCCAGATGAAGAACCGAGTGTTACATTAGAAAATGTTCGACAAGAAGCAAAATTATTTTGGTTATTGAAACATGAAAATATTGTGCAATTAGAAGGGGTTTGTTTGAAAATGCCAAATATGTGTCTCGTGATGGAATATGCGCGAGGTGGTAGTTTAAACAGGGTTCTTAGCGGTAGAAAAATTAGGCCTGACGTACTTGTTGATTGGGCAATACAAATTGCTCGCGGCATGGATTATCTTCACAATAAAGCACCCATAAGTCTTATACATAGGGACCTAAAAAGCTCCAATG TGTTACTGAGCGAACCTATAGAAAATGATGATCTACAATATAAAACTTTAAAAATAACTGACTTTGGATTAGCAAGGGAAGTCTATAAAACAACTCGCATGTCGGCGGCGGGCACGTATGCTTGGATGGCTCCAGAGGTTATTAAAAAGAGTACTTTCAGTAAAGCCAGTGATGTCTGGAG TTATGGTGTACTTTTATGGGAACTTTTAACTGGTGAAACACCTTACAAAGGAATAGATGCTTTGGCAGTAGCGTATGGCGTTGCTGTAAATAAACTTACATTGCCTATTCCATCGACTTGCCCACAACCTTGGAGGTTTTTAATGGAAG CTTGTTGGGCATCTGATAGTCATTCGAGACCAGGATTCGCAGAAATTTTAGTAGAATTAGATGAAGTTCGTAGCGCATTTGCGGCAACACCACATGAGTCGTTCCATACGATGCAAGAAGACTGGAGGCTTGAGATTGAAGAAGTTCTTCATGGATTGCGCATGAAGGAAAAG GCATGCCGTTCATTAGAAGAG GAACTGCGCTGCAGAGAAGAAGAATTGACGAAAGCACAAGTGCAACAACGACAACATGAAGAAAACTTGAGACAGCGAGAACAAGAATTAGCTGCCCGAGAAATAGACTTATTAGAACGCGAACTTACTGTAATGATAATTCAGCAACAAAATACTCCTACCCCAAACAAAAGACGTGGAAAGTTCAAAAAATCGAAGTTAAAACTGAATAAAAAAGAGCCTGGAAGTAATATAAGCGCTCCTTCTG ATTTTCGTCACACCATAACCGTTAAAGATACCGCTTTGGATCGAGGAAAAGTACGAAATCCATCGAGACCAAATAGTCCACCAGGCTCACCTAGTATTCCGAGACTTCGTGCAATTGCAT TACCAGCAGATGGAGTGAAGGGTAAGACTTGGGGGCCATCAACACTCCACCAACGCGAGCGTGGGGCTATTATCACGCAACCACCAAATCCTGCGTCTCCAGGTGGAAAACGGTGGTCTCGCTCTGCTCCAGACCTCGAAAAGACACCCCTGCGTACCGCCCTGTTGGCACAACATCGGTCCCCGCTTCTTCAAGAAATAG GCCTTTCTGAGGAAAACATCTATCCTACTC ATTACACAGCTTTACCATCTGATCTCTCAACCGATTGGGTAACATCAGATTATCCTTTGAAACCTGGGTTAACTGGACCTTACATCATGCCAATGCCTGTACCAATGCCAACCCTCTATAATGGAGAAATGAAGAAACCAAAGTTAAGCATAATAGAGCTGGTTTTGTACAATATCGCAGCTATGTTAGCTGGAGTGGCTACTGGATATGATGTAAGAATGTCGAACATATCTCCAATTCATCCAAGGTTATACCCACGGCTTGGCGAATGTGAAGATGAACCTCCACGATGGTGGTTTCAAGCAGATACCGGATCGAATCGCAATTCTAGTTATCTTGGACTTGATTATGAATTCAGTTCAAGTAGTGGTTATCCTCATAATACCTATCATGGACCAGCTAGACATTACAG GCCATTCTTGAGTAATATGGGTGGTATAGTACCTGGTCTTCCACCCACCGTGATGCCTGATAAGCCTCTAAGATTCACTGATTCACCGCAACATTATGCAAGCAGTacaagttctaatgcaccaacACCAAGCCCTAGAAGAAAGAGTAGCAGTACTAGCAACGAAGATGTATATACGCACGATGCTGGAAGAGTGGATCGAATGGAAAGAGTACCAACAATATACATGGGCAATGTTGCTCCTTTCCCGGACTATGGACCTCCAGTATACACGCTTGTCCCATCAGAATATTACAGATCTCCGGAACCAACGTATTTTGTACCTACGGATTATCA TGATAGAATGCTTGATTCCGAATTTCCACATGCCTATGATAATCCAAGCAGCATAAATAGCCCAGCTCGACCGGTGTCAAGACTCCCTTCGTACACCCATCACCGTACATCATCCAATGTCTCAAACGCGAGTACATCGAGTCAAAGTAACATTAATCCAACATTTCGCTTAGAAGACGAGGATGATTATTCTTTATATTCTCCTGGACATTATTACCAACGATCTCCGAACGTTGTCTCGAATGTAGGAACGTACAGTCCTAGTATGCTTAATCACGAATATGGTTCGCAATTATTGACGCGTCAGAATTCACACGATTCGAATTCAAATTCAG TTCACCGAATAAAAGCGTGA
- the LOC143433472 gene encoding mitogen-activated protein kinase kinase kinase 10 isoform X2: protein MPPAGLSARGLSTLMDHGQPDARHRSERFLLHPENGSSNSHSPNTANSSPRYQHNNRTNNHSTSYGYLYGRTSSNNMSDSSVSDTHSGGTARTVSQQTSPSHGTHSSSQSRQDNSSTIFTALFDYVAQGEDELSLQRGETVEVLSKDSKISGDEGWWTGKIHGKVGIFPANFVAEAESIDRVSSVIDKVQPVEIDFEELQLEEVIGVGGFGKVYRGFWQKHEVAVKAARQDPDEEPSVTLENVRQEAKLFWLLKHENIVQLEGVCLKMPNMCLVMEYARGGSLNRVLSGRKIRPDVLVDWAIQIARGMDYLHNKAPISLIHRDLKSSNVLLSEPIENDDLQYKTLKITDFGLAREVYKTTRMSAAGTYAWMAPEVIKKSTFSKASDVWSYGVLLWELLTGETPYKGIDALAVAYGVAVNKLTLPIPSTCPQPWRFLMEACWASDSHSRPGFAEILVELDEVRSAFAATPHESFHTMQEDWRLEIEEVLHGLRMKEKELRCREEELTKAQVQQRQHEENLRQREQELAAREIDLLERELTVMIIQQQNTPTPNKRRGKFKKSKLKLNKKEPGSNISAPSDFRHTITVKDTALDRGKVRNPSRPNSPPGSPSIPRLRAIALPADGVKGKTWGPSTLHQRERGAIITQPPNPASPGGKRWSRSAPDLEKTPLRTALLAQHRSPLLQEIGLSEENIYPTHYTALPSDLSTDWVTSDYPLKPGLTGPYIMPMPVPMPTLYNGEMKKPKLSIIELVLYNIAAMLAGVATGYDVRMSNISPIHPRLYPRLGECEDEPPRWWFQADTGSNRNSSYLGLDYEFSSSSGYPHNTYHGPARHYRPFLSNMGGIVPGLPPTVMPDKPLRFTDSPQHYASSTSSNAPTPSPRRKSSSTSNEDVYTHDAGRVDRMERVPTIYMGNVAPFPDYGPPVYTLVPSEYYRSPEPTYFVPTDYHDRMLDSEFPHAYDNPSSINSPARPVSRLPSYTHHRTSSNVSNASTSSQSNINPTFRLEDEDDYSLYSPGHYYQRSPNVVSNVGTYSPSMLNHEYGSQLLTRQNSHDSNSNSGERPSNLEVVSRLRSSLKRSNYSYSSPNKSVSKNNSGSGTPTNPTPPDSLTSEDSSYVSAKDSQISISRVRFSPVTFDRDGVSREQRETLLDIPVHGQSQDATVPLQANRRINRSRKPSISDLEREFLS, encoded by the exons ATGCCGCCAGCCGGGCTATCGGCAAGAGGCTTGTCTACCTTGATGGACCACGGACAACCAGATGCTCGTCATCGGAGCGAGCGATTTTTACTTCATCCAGAGAATGGATCCTCTAACTCTCATAGTCCTAACACAGCCAATTCATCTCCACGATATCAACATAATAATAGAACAAATAATCATTCCACAAG ttACGGATATTTATATGGACGTACATCTAGCAACAATATGTCTGATAGCAGTGTTTCCGATACACATAGCGGTGGTACAGCAAGAACTGTTTCACAACAGACTAGTCCATCTCATGGTACACATTCCTCTTCTCAGTCACGACAAGACAATAGTTCGACTATTTTCACAGCACTATTCGATTATGTTGCCCAAGGCGAAGACGAGTTGTCGTTACAAAGGGGTGAAACTGTTGAG GTCCTATCTAAAGATTCGAAAATCTCAGGTGACGAAGGATGGTGGACTGGAAAAATCCATGGAAAAGTTGGTATTTTTCCAGCCAATTTTGTTGCAGAAGCTGAAAGTATCGATCGAGTTTCATCGGTGATCGATAAAGTTCAACCAGTTGAGATTGATTTCGAAGAATTGCAGTTAGAAGAAGTGATAGGGGTTGGTGGATTTGGGAAGGTTTACAG AGGATTTTGGCAGAAACATGAAGTGGCTGTTAAAGCAGCCCGCCAAGATCCAGATGAAGAACCGAGTGTTACATTAGAAAATGTTCGACAAGAAGCAAAATTATTTTGGTTATTGAAACATGAAAATATTGTGCAATTAGAAGGGGTTTGTTTGAAAATGCCAAATATGTGTCTCGTGATGGAATATGCGCGAGGTGGTAGTTTAAACAGGGTTCTTAGCGGTAGAAAAATTAGGCCTGACGTACTTGTTGATTGGGCAATACAAATTGCTCGCGGCATGGATTATCTTCACAATAAAGCACCCATAAGTCTTATACATAGGGACCTAAAAAGCTCCAATG TGTTACTGAGCGAACCTATAGAAAATGATGATCTACAATATAAAACTTTAAAAATAACTGACTTTGGATTAGCAAGGGAAGTCTATAAAACAACTCGCATGTCGGCGGCGGGCACGTATGCTTGGATGGCTCCAGAGGTTATTAAAAAGAGTACTTTCAGTAAAGCCAGTGATGTCTGGAG TTATGGTGTACTTTTATGGGAACTTTTAACTGGTGAAACACCTTACAAAGGAATAGATGCTTTGGCAGTAGCGTATGGCGTTGCTGTAAATAAACTTACATTGCCTATTCCATCGACTTGCCCACAACCTTGGAGGTTTTTAATGGAAG CTTGTTGGGCATCTGATAGTCATTCGAGACCAGGATTCGCAGAAATTTTAGTAGAATTAGATGAAGTTCGTAGCGCATTTGCGGCAACACCACATGAGTCGTTCCATACGATGCAAGAAGACTGGAGGCTTGAGATTGAAGAAGTTCTTCATGGATTGCGCATGAAGGAAAAG GAACTGCGCTGCAGAGAAGAAGAATTGACGAAAGCACAAGTGCAACAACGACAACATGAAGAAAACTTGAGACAGCGAGAACAAGAATTAGCTGCCCGAGAAATAGACTTATTAGAACGCGAACTTACTGTAATGATAATTCAGCAACAAAATACTCCTACCCCAAACAAAAGACGTGGAAAGTTCAAAAAATCGAAGTTAAAACTGAATAAAAAAGAGCCTGGAAGTAATATAAGCGCTCCTTCTG ATTTTCGTCACACCATAACCGTTAAAGATACCGCTTTGGATCGAGGAAAAGTACGAAATCCATCGAGACCAAATAGTCCACCAGGCTCACCTAGTATTCCGAGACTTCGTGCAATTGCAT TACCAGCAGATGGAGTGAAGGGTAAGACTTGGGGGCCATCAACACTCCACCAACGCGAGCGTGGGGCTATTATCACGCAACCACCAAATCCTGCGTCTCCAGGTGGAAAACGGTGGTCTCGCTCTGCTCCAGACCTCGAAAAGACACCCCTGCGTACCGCCCTGTTGGCACAACATCGGTCCCCGCTTCTTCAAGAAATAG GCCTTTCTGAGGAAAACATCTATCCTACTC ATTACACAGCTTTACCATCTGATCTCTCAACCGATTGGGTAACATCAGATTATCCTTTGAAACCTGGGTTAACTGGACCTTACATCATGCCAATGCCTGTACCAATGCCAACCCTCTATAATGGAGAAATGAAGAAACCAAAGTTAAGCATAATAGAGCTGGTTTTGTACAATATCGCAGCTATGTTAGCTGGAGTGGCTACTGGATATGATGTAAGAATGTCGAACATATCTCCAATTCATCCAAGGTTATACCCACGGCTTGGCGAATGTGAAGATGAACCTCCACGATGGTGGTTTCAAGCAGATACCGGATCGAATCGCAATTCTAGTTATCTTGGACTTGATTATGAATTCAGTTCAAGTAGTGGTTATCCTCATAATACCTATCATGGACCAGCTAGACATTACAG GCCATTCTTGAGTAATATGGGTGGTATAGTACCTGGTCTTCCACCCACCGTGATGCCTGATAAGCCTCTAAGATTCACTGATTCACCGCAACATTATGCAAGCAGTacaagttctaatgcaccaacACCAAGCCCTAGAAGAAAGAGTAGCAGTACTAGCAACGAAGATGTATATACGCACGATGCTGGAAGAGTGGATCGAATGGAAAGAGTACCAACAATATACATGGGCAATGTTGCTCCTTTCCCGGACTATGGACCTCCAGTATACACGCTTGTCCCATCAGAATATTACAGATCTCCGGAACCAACGTATTTTGTACCTACGGATTATCA TGATAGAATGCTTGATTCCGAATTTCCACATGCCTATGATAATCCAAGCAGCATAAATAGCCCAGCTCGACCGGTGTCAAGACTCCCTTCGTACACCCATCACCGTACATCATCCAATGTCTCAAACGCGAGTACATCGAGTCAAAGTAACATTAATCCAACATTTCGCTTAGAAGACGAGGATGATTATTCTTTATATTCTCCTGGACATTATTACCAACGATCTCCGAACGTTGTCTCGAATGTAGGAACGTACAGTCCTAGTATGCTTAATCACGAATATGGTTCGCAATTATTGACGCGTCAGAATTCACACGATTCGAATTCAAATTCAGGTGAGAGACCTAGTAATTTAGAGGTAGTTAGTCGATTACGATCAAGCTTAAAACGATCTAATTACTCGTACAGTTCACCGAATAAAAGCGTGAGTAAAAATAATTCCGGGTCGGGTACACCAACAAATCCTACACCACCAGATTCTTTGACCTCTGAAGATTCAAGCTACGTTTCCGCTAAAGACAGTCAGATTTCTATAAGTAGAGTTCGATTTTCCCCGGTGACATTTGACCGTGACGGAGTCTCGCGTGAACAAAGAGAAACATTACTCGATATCCCCGTACATGGACAAAGTCAAGATGCTACCGTGCCGTTGCAAGCTAATCGACGGATAAATAGAAGTAGAAAACCTAGTATTTCTGACTTGGAGAGAGAATTTTTATCATAG
- the LOC143433472 gene encoding uncharacterized protein LOC143433472 isoform X4 has protein sequence MPPAGLSARGLSTLMDHGQPDARHRSERFLLHPENGSSNSHSPNTANSSPRYQHNNRTNNHSTSYGYLYGRTSSNNMSDSSVSDTHSGGTARTVSQQTSPSHGTHSSSQSRQDNSSTIFTALFDYVAQGEDELSLQRGETVEVLSKDSKISGDEGWWTGKIHGKVGIFPANFVAEAESIDRVSSVIDKVQPVEIDFEELQLEEVIGVGGFGKVYRGFWQKHEVAVKAARQDPDEEPSVTLENVRQEAKLFWLLKHENIVQLEGVCLKMPNMCLVMEYARGGSLNRVLSGRKIRPDVLVDWAIQIARGMDYLHNKAPISLIHRDLKSSNVLLSEPIENDDLQYKTLKITDFGLAREVYKTTRMSAAGTYAWMAPEVIKKSTFSKASDVWSYGVLLWELLTGETPYKGIDALAVAYGVAVNKLTLPIPSTCPQPWRFLMEACWASDSHSRPGFAEILVELDEVRSAFAATPHESFHTMQEDWRLEIEEVLHGLRMKEKACRSLEEELRCREEELTKAQVQQRQHEENLRQREQELAAREIDLLERELTVMIIQQQNTPTPNKRRGKFKKSKLKLNKKEPGSNISAPSDFRHTITVKDTALDRGKVRNPSRPNSPPGSPSIPRLRAIACLSEENIYPTHYTALPSDLSTDWVTSDYPLKPGLTGPYIMPMPVPMPTLYNGEMKKPKLSIIELVLYNIAAMLAGVATGYDVRMSNISPIHPRLYPRLGECEDEPPRWWFQADTGSNRNSSYLGLDYEFSSSSGYPHNTYHGPARHYRPFLSNMGGIVPGLPPTVMPDKPLRFTDSPQHYASSTSSNAPTPSPRRKSSSTSNEDVYTHDAGRVDRMERVPTIYMGNVAPFPDYGPPVYTLVPSEYYRSPEPTYFVPTDYHDRMLDSEFPHAYDNPSSINSPARPVSRLPSYTHHRTSSNVSNASTSSQSNINPTFRLEDEDDYSLYSPGHYYQRSPNVVSNVGTYSPSMLNHEYGSQLLTRQNSHDSNSNSGERPSNLEVVSRLRSSLKRSNYSYSSPNKSVSKNNSGSGTPTNPTPPDSLTSEDSSYVSAKDSQISISRVRFSPVTFDRDGVSREQRETLLDIPVHGQSQDATVPLQANRRINRSRKPSISDLEREFLS, from the exons ATGCCGCCAGCCGGGCTATCGGCAAGAGGCTTGTCTACCTTGATGGACCACGGACAACCAGATGCTCGTCATCGGAGCGAGCGATTTTTACTTCATCCAGAGAATGGATCCTCTAACTCTCATAGTCCTAACACAGCCAATTCATCTCCACGATATCAACATAATAATAGAACAAATAATCATTCCACAAG ttACGGATATTTATATGGACGTACATCTAGCAACAATATGTCTGATAGCAGTGTTTCCGATACACATAGCGGTGGTACAGCAAGAACTGTTTCACAACAGACTAGTCCATCTCATGGTACACATTCCTCTTCTCAGTCACGACAAGACAATAGTTCGACTATTTTCACAGCACTATTCGATTATGTTGCCCAAGGCGAAGACGAGTTGTCGTTACAAAGGGGTGAAACTGTTGAG GTCCTATCTAAAGATTCGAAAATCTCAGGTGACGAAGGATGGTGGACTGGAAAAATCCATGGAAAAGTTGGTATTTTTCCAGCCAATTTTGTTGCAGAAGCTGAAAGTATCGATCGAGTTTCATCGGTGATCGATAAAGTTCAACCAGTTGAGATTGATTTCGAAGAATTGCAGTTAGAAGAAGTGATAGGGGTTGGTGGATTTGGGAAGGTTTACAG AGGATTTTGGCAGAAACATGAAGTGGCTGTTAAAGCAGCCCGCCAAGATCCAGATGAAGAACCGAGTGTTACATTAGAAAATGTTCGACAAGAAGCAAAATTATTTTGGTTATTGAAACATGAAAATATTGTGCAATTAGAAGGGGTTTGTTTGAAAATGCCAAATATGTGTCTCGTGATGGAATATGCGCGAGGTGGTAGTTTAAACAGGGTTCTTAGCGGTAGAAAAATTAGGCCTGACGTACTTGTTGATTGGGCAATACAAATTGCTCGCGGCATGGATTATCTTCACAATAAAGCACCCATAAGTCTTATACATAGGGACCTAAAAAGCTCCAATG TGTTACTGAGCGAACCTATAGAAAATGATGATCTACAATATAAAACTTTAAAAATAACTGACTTTGGATTAGCAAGGGAAGTCTATAAAACAACTCGCATGTCGGCGGCGGGCACGTATGCTTGGATGGCTCCAGAGGTTATTAAAAAGAGTACTTTCAGTAAAGCCAGTGATGTCTGGAG TTATGGTGTACTTTTATGGGAACTTTTAACTGGTGAAACACCTTACAAAGGAATAGATGCTTTGGCAGTAGCGTATGGCGTTGCTGTAAATAAACTTACATTGCCTATTCCATCGACTTGCCCACAACCTTGGAGGTTTTTAATGGAAG CTTGTTGGGCATCTGATAGTCATTCGAGACCAGGATTCGCAGAAATTTTAGTAGAATTAGATGAAGTTCGTAGCGCATTTGCGGCAACACCACATGAGTCGTTCCATACGATGCAAGAAGACTGGAGGCTTGAGATTGAAGAAGTTCTTCATGGATTGCGCATGAAGGAAAAG GCATGCCGTTCATTAGAAGAG GAACTGCGCTGCAGAGAAGAAGAATTGACGAAAGCACAAGTGCAACAACGACAACATGAAGAAAACTTGAGACAGCGAGAACAAGAATTAGCTGCCCGAGAAATAGACTTATTAGAACGCGAACTTACTGTAATGATAATTCAGCAACAAAATACTCCTACCCCAAACAAAAGACGTGGAAAGTTCAAAAAATCGAAGTTAAAACTGAATAAAAAAGAGCCTGGAAGTAATATAAGCGCTCCTTCTG ATTTTCGTCACACCATAACCGTTAAAGATACCGCTTTGGATCGAGGAAAAGTACGAAATCCATCGAGACCAAATAGTCCACCAGGCTCACCTAGTATTCCGAGACTTCGTGCAATTGCAT GCCTTTCTGAGGAAAACATCTATCCTACTC ATTACACAGCTTTACCATCTGATCTCTCAACCGATTGGGTAACATCAGATTATCCTTTGAAACCTGGGTTAACTGGACCTTACATCATGCCAATGCCTGTACCAATGCCAACCCTCTATAATGGAGAAATGAAGAAACCAAAGTTAAGCATAATAGAGCTGGTTTTGTACAATATCGCAGCTATGTTAGCTGGAGTGGCTACTGGATATGATGTAAGAATGTCGAACATATCTCCAATTCATCCAAGGTTATACCCACGGCTTGGCGAATGTGAAGATGAACCTCCACGATGGTGGTTTCAAGCAGATACCGGATCGAATCGCAATTCTAGTTATCTTGGACTTGATTATGAATTCAGTTCAAGTAGTGGTTATCCTCATAATACCTATCATGGACCAGCTAGACATTACAG GCCATTCTTGAGTAATATGGGTGGTATAGTACCTGGTCTTCCACCCACCGTGATGCCTGATAAGCCTCTAAGATTCACTGATTCACCGCAACATTATGCAAGCAGTacaagttctaatgcaccaacACCAAGCCCTAGAAGAAAGAGTAGCAGTACTAGCAACGAAGATGTATATACGCACGATGCTGGAAGAGTGGATCGAATGGAAAGAGTACCAACAATATACATGGGCAATGTTGCTCCTTTCCCGGACTATGGACCTCCAGTATACACGCTTGTCCCATCAGAATATTACAGATCTCCGGAACCAACGTATTTTGTACCTACGGATTATCA TGATAGAATGCTTGATTCCGAATTTCCACATGCCTATGATAATCCAAGCAGCATAAATAGCCCAGCTCGACCGGTGTCAAGACTCCCTTCGTACACCCATCACCGTACATCATCCAATGTCTCAAACGCGAGTACATCGAGTCAAAGTAACATTAATCCAACATTTCGCTTAGAAGACGAGGATGATTATTCTTTATATTCTCCTGGACATTATTACCAACGATCTCCGAACGTTGTCTCGAATGTAGGAACGTACAGTCCTAGTATGCTTAATCACGAATATGGTTCGCAATTATTGACGCGTCAGAATTCACACGATTCGAATTCAAATTCAGGTGAGAGACCTAGTAATTTAGAGGTAGTTAGTCGATTACGATCAAGCTTAAAACGATCTAATTACTCGTACAGTTCACCGAATAAAAGCGTGAGTAAAAATAATTCCGGGTCGGGTACACCAACAAATCCTACACCACCAGATTCTTTGACCTCTGAAGATTCAAGCTACGTTTCCGCTAAAGACAGTCAGATTTCTATAAGTAGAGTTCGATTTTCCCCGGTGACATTTGACCGTGACGGAGTCTCGCGTGAACAAAGAGAAACATTACTCGATATCCCCGTACATGGACAAAGTCAAGATGCTACCGTGCCGTTGCAAGCTAATCGACGGATAAATAGAAGTAGAAAACCTAGTATTTCTGACTTGGAGAGAGAATTTTTATCATAG